The region CCGCAAAACTGGCTGTTGTTGCAGCTGTAGTGGGGTGTTCTGCAACGGAAAAACTGCGTAGAAATAAGGGAATTCATGGGCCGGGAAGGTCCTCCTATTAAGTCCAGCCAGGTGCGCGTCGTTTAGCATAAGCTTCTCGTAGTGTTCATCAAATTCCTCGGCAGGGAACAATACAGTATGTCTCCTGTTATATTTAGACAATCTTAATATACGTACGCGCGGATTGGGGAATGAAATACGAGATTGAAATATGTATGTATACCTGCAAAGTAAGGCCTGGCCATAAGTGAAATCCTCTGCCTTCTCCCAGATGGTATGCTTTCTTGGTTGAGGTTCGATTTCTCGGAAGAAGAGAGGGGGCTTAGCCAGCTGCATATTAGTTCAACTAGTCATGTTTAATTCATTACAAAGCTAATATAGAGACGGAATGCCGAAAATGAGACCTGAATTCGAAGCCATCCTTGTTTATCAGGGTTCACACCAGTCTCGATGGCAGTGATATCGGACCACGAAACTTCCATCTTGCTCTTCAATTGACCATCAAGAAACTCCCACACTAGCTTCTTCTTGGCATAGTAGATTTTGGCAGTCAAGTTGCCTTTGTGAGTAGACTCCCTCTGCATAAACCAATGATTTTTTAAAGGATAATTTGTTTGAAAAACCACAAAGTCTGTCAATTTCTGGTCAAATTATATCATGATTTTAACATTAGCCTAGTCACATCATGCACAACACCACTACCCTCGAAGCGAAATAAATGagacaattgaaaaaaatgtcAAAGTTAAGATataatttactactactatttttagtGATTGATTGGAAATTTACCAAACTTCGTGGTTTTTACCTTCCAGTTTCCTACAACAAAGGTGTTGATTGGAATATGGGAAGCCTTCatcttctccttgtctgccgtTGCGGCTCTTGACATTCTTGATTCCCACAATTTGAGAAACGACTCGGCATTCACCGGTCGCAATCGGAGAAGAGGCATCGATTTTAATTCCTACAAACATCTTAGTTAGTAGTAGATTGCCCATAAACTGAGAAATTGTAAGATAGTGAAGTGAAGTTTAAAGAATGGCTTTTCTTAGTTTTTCTTATGTATCAAACAAGTGATAATCCCATAAAATAAGGACTTTCTTGGCTTTTCAATTCAAGAGTAAACCTAGATAAAACCCTACTTCAAATTTCTAGTAAAGATAGTGTTGGGAGAGAAtgacttaatttaaacacattggATGATCAAAATAGCCACATCAAATGTGGATGGATGAAAACTATCGACGAAATAATAAGAAGCGAGAACGACACAACACTAAAATTTCCGCGGAAAAACCATGGGATGAAAACTATCTACGAAATAAATAAGAAGCAAGAACAACAACACAAGTATACTCAAATTTATGCGGAAAAACCAAACGCATACAAATTCACCATCACCAACTCGAAGTAGGAGAATACATATATTGAGAAATCAAATTGGGAAAACCCTAAAAATAATGATTCATAAATTCATTCATCTGACTCACATATATAGGTGGTAGTTTAAATTTGTCATCGTTGTCCATGCTTCGAGTTTGAGGCAAACTATTGTGATTGCAGAAAAACAATGCATGTGCGTAAATCGGTGATCGATCAGCTAATATATGCAGGAGAAAAAAAACACAGGAGATATCTGgattgagagagagggagaagtatatatatacattatcCACTTCAATTATGACAAGGACTAGGagccattaattaattaattaattagatttgTTTTCATTAATTAAACTAAATAACCGGAAGCTTAATTAAGGTTTGACAACGAGTCATCGTTAATGACTCCTTAATTACCAAAATAAAAGTTAATATTGATAACATCACGTATCAATTATCTATGATGCAAAATCTATATATCTATTTTAAGATATGTTATccatatagtactccatattattGATTCGTTTGAATATattattgtaaaattaaatatattgtgGAGATTTGTACTCCTATCATCTTATTTTATAATGCGATTATAATAGGTTATTTGATTACATGAGTCAAATACATTATTACTACTTATTTAAATAGACGTGTTAATTATTTAATGAATCTAAATATTGTTTACTATATCATTAGATGATAGCAAAAGTTTCAAACAATTTGAtcatagtatattttatgaatttaaacaCGTTAGAGATATTAATGTCTGGATAttgaattatataattaattggaAATCTCTTTTAATAACATTTGCGCCATGCATGAGAATGAGGGAGTACCATATTTCGAATTGCTATATATAATGGGTGGTCATTAGTATTCGAGTTcgagaatatatataattacaaCATTATGAAATTGTGTAGGTTTTATTCATCAATTGTATAAGTCTAATATAAATACCgtagatataaatataatactaaCGACTAAATTATTTAAACACATCCAAAAGCTGAATTAGTTGCTGCATTTAACTTTAATTGGTATATACGATTTCCAATATTATTACCTTATAGATATAAGATATTAACGCTATAATCAGAATTTCCTATATTATTTTATAGGAATATTGACCCTTAAGatcatggaactttcaaaaagttggattTTTCCCACGAAATTTTAAcctggcaaataatatcacgaactttaatATATGCACCCTCTTTCACTCTTCTTTTACATTCTGATCCCTAACCTTACTTATATCTCAAATTATAACAACATATGTAAGATATGACCAAATTAATCTGCACATGAAGAGATTGATTGCCAATTAAAAACCATAAAAGAAGTTATGAGAAATTGAGAACTGAAGTTGAAGAAAACAGGGGCAGAAACACATATGCAATTATGGAAAGATCGTGAAGTTTGACAAagcaaaattttatttttcacccCATATCAAACATATAAAGAGCTTTTATAAAGTCCATATcatttttgtaatatttatttacaattgatgtatattatttttatttttaaggttcagattatttttatagtaGCAGTAGTAAATAACTTTGATGTGGGCTGGGctaaaattttgtaaataattttcTAAAAGTTACTAATAGGCCCAAATACATTGGGCCTCATGAATAAATTAAAGGTTTTACGAATCTATTAGAATTTCAAATCTGAATTTCTAAATCAATAAAATCTGTTGCGCCAAACAAGCCCTAAACAGACATCAGTATTTCTTCCACAACGCTCTCTTTCTCAGTGGAAAAAGGAATTTGGGCGTGGAAAGAAGAATGGCGGGAAAGCAACTCTCCAGCGACGGGGTTCCACCGAGCCTCGCCGGAATGTCCAAAAACCAGCTCTACGACATCATGTCCCAGATGAAGGTTCTGATTTCTTCTGTTACACAATGTTTATTCGTACCTACAGGCTTATCGATCGATTGCTGTTGTTCGGTTAATCATCCCCAATTCTTAATTCGGAACTCGAATTGGATCGCTTCagttaaaatttgattttttgtgCGTGCAGACATTGATTGAGCAGAACAAGCAGCAGGCGAGGCAAATACTTATCCAGAATCCTGCTTTGACTAAAGCCCTTTTTCAGGTATGCCTTAATTTAGGGTTTCCTTTGCTAGtcttaattttgattttatttttggattAGACCTTATGCCATGAAATATTCCAtcgcatttccttttttttgtctTGGGGTTTTCCAGTCATGATAAGTAGTATTCTTATTTTAGTTTCTTCAAATTACTTAGAAATAAAAAAGCGCTGGCCAAAAAGTTTTACATCTTTGTTGGATTGTTATGGAAGCAATTGATCTTTATAGCGTGTGATGACAAATGAGGGTAGCTATTTTTTATTTGGTTGGGTGTGGAGCTGAGTTTTTCATGGTAATTAACTGAAGATGCGGAAGAGGTAAGTTTAAGTGAATGATTTGGGGAAGCATACTCTAGCAGGGTTAATCTGGTTGCTTGTATACCAGATGGATAGCATGCCTTATGTAAGTTGTTAGTGGTAGAGTGTGTCAGATTGCTGCATTATCAGGTCCTAGAGAAGATGATTGACCATTTTATTACGTTGATGCACTATCAGAATGTTGCAATTTGTGATCCTTTTATTCTCATGTTGTTCTTTACATATGCTATATGAGTTATGAAAACTGAGTAGATATATCTATTCCCTTTTTTGGGTGGCAGGAAGTTCTCTGTTAGTGTGTAACCTCTCTCTTCTTACTCATATTTTCTATCCAGTTGTTGTAGTTGTTTTGTAGGTTTATAGTTTGCTTAGTGCTGTTTGGTAATTATTTGTTACGTATATGATTGTTGATGATATAAAGAATAATGGTGTAGAATGCTACTATCACCCATAAGGTTTCATCATTCCACTGTGTGGGAAGATTGCCAGTTACATTACCTATAATACAAAAGGAGTCTTTGCAGTAGTATCAGTCATTGGCTCCACCATGCACAACACCACTTTCTAAGTCAATTACTGTTTAAAAAACCTAGAAGCTCCTCAATACTTGTCAGATGAAATCTGAGATATTCTTTGAGTTAATCACATATGCTGTAATGAATGGAGTAATCATAAGTGAAAGTATGCTAGTCATATGTGGTTATTACTAGTCCGGGAGACCTTTTCTTGTTATGAACCCTGTCAATCCTAATTATTTTCCTCATTGCGAAGTATTTTCTGTCAGTTTCATGGAACCTTTTCCTCGGCTTCTGCACATTTCATGTTCTTGAATCGCTCTTAGCACATGGAATTTTATGATTCATCCACTCATCTTTCAGTTATTTTAGTTCCCattcataaataaattaattttttctgACATTTAACCTATTGTATCATTTCTTTCATTAGGCACAAATCATGCTTGGAATGGTGCAATCCTCACAAGCAGTATGCTCTTTTGACTCATTGATacatttctttcttattttattcttgaaAATTGTCTAACCACTTTGGCTTTGTTTAGTCACCAGCCATTTCATCTGCGGTGTCTAAGAATCCACAGCCATCAGCTATCTCAAATCAGCAACCTGCTATTCAGGCTTCAGTACCAGTTTCTGGTCCGATTGGTCAGAACCAAATAAGAAAACAGCAGCTTAACCAACCTTTGCCATCGCGCCCGCCCTCACAACCTCTTGCTCCTCAAAACCCCCAACCACAGTCCATGCCCACACATCCTTTACAACAACCACAGCAACCTAAGGTACATATTGGTGCCCAGTCAACACCAATGTCTGTACCACAACACTCTCAAATTTCTAGTTTGGCTCAATTGCCGCCGCATACAGCTTCCCAGCCACCCTCCCTTCACCAGCACCCTATGCCTTCATTGCCCACTCAACAACCTCTGCCAAATACTGGCAGCCAGTATATGCCCCTCCAACCGCCACTGCCACCCCAACCAAGACCACCAATGCCAGGCTTCCCTCACCAGGCTCAAGCTCAAATGGGACAAAATCCGAGCTTTCAGCATCCTAGTGGACAACAGATGCATCATTCGCAACATATGTTTCATGTGAGTTTAATGTGGGTACTTTCAGTGATTTCGACCAAACATGAACTTGTCTTTGTCTGAAAATCTTGATATTTATGTAATTTCAGTCAGGTTCAAAGCCTCCTGCTGGTATGGGGCCTTCGTTTCCACAGGGACAGTTACCACTTCCAAATCAACCTTTGTCCCAATCAATGTATCAGGTTTGACCTGCAATGCCATATAGTATAAGATTGCAACAGTGTGCCCTTGTTTAATTTGATACGATCTGGCTGTTTCTGCTGGATTTTACTATGGATTCATGAACCTATTTGACTTTTATTGTCTTGTTTAGCtaataattactactccctccgtcccggactacttgcacttatttcctttttgggcgtcccaagttatttgcactctttccatttttagtaaaaattttcacctacagccgtaatatttgactttgctatacactcattccttaatcttcgtgccgaaaaggaaacgtgcgagtagtgcgggacggaggaagtattaataATTAGTAAGTATGACTGGCTGAACATTCAAGTGCTCCCATACACATCTGTcgttatattatttttttccttgaGCAACGCTTCTCAGCAATTGAGTTCATTCGACAAAGAGTACTATGATATTTTGAAATGTGACTTTGGTATTGAGTTCAACTCTTTGGCACTTGTGTCTACATGATGATTTTGGCAATATGGATCGTTAACCTAAGCTTTACATATTCTCATGGCTTTAGGCAGGAAGCCCTCATGTAGGAATGGATTTCAATCAAGCTGGAAGCTCCAAGCCAACAGACAGGGGATCCAATTGGATACCTGGCCTTCCTGAAAATCCGATGGGTCAGCTTTTAGGACCACAACCTGGGTTTCCTGGTCAAGCAGGTCCCAGCAACCAGCATCCTCAAACACAATCGGTATTCAATCttcattttatatatatttgtctATGCTGATCTCTCAAGTAAACAAGGGCAAGAACTCCCACTTTATATTGATGATCCAATCTTTTGTATTCTGCAGTTGACTCCTGAGTTCGAAAAGGCATTACTGCAGCAGGTTATGAGTCTCACTCCGGAACAGATCAATATGCTCCCAGCTGAACAAAGAAACCAAGTTCTTAACTTGCAGCAAATGCTTCGTCAATAAACATAATGTTTTTCGACAAACTTATTCAGTTTAGAGCATCGTTTTATGCAAATGAGACCTCTATATCTTCGGTGCTAGTTCTAATGTATGTGTGATCTTTTTCTTCTTGTGACTTGCAATATACCTCAGGGCTTAGATTGCCTAACAAAACGAGCTATGTTTTCTATGTATGCTTGCATTCAATTTTAATGGTGAAAATTGACAAATTTGTTTTTGGGGCAATGTAGATTCATCCTGAGTTTTTTCATTTATCACTGTCCATTTTCGGGGACAGCTAAAACGTGTACAAGCTctatatattactcccttcattccacaataattgtcactcttattgtgag is a window of Salvia splendens isolate huo1 chromosome 3, SspV2, whole genome shotgun sequence DNA encoding:
- the LOC121797172 gene encoding cleavage stimulating factor 64-like → MAGKQLSSDGVPPSLAGMSKNQLYDIMSQMKTLIEQNKQQARQILIQNPALTKALFQAQIMLGMVQSSQASPAISSAVSKNPQPSAISNQQPAIQASVPVSGPIGQNQIRKQQLNQPLPSRPPSQPLAPQNPQPQSMPTHPLQQPQQPKVHIGAQSTPMSVPQHSQISSLAQLPPHTASQPPSLHQHPMPSLPTQQPLPNTGSQYMPLQPPLPPQPRPPMPGFPHQAQAQMGQNPSFQHPSGQQMHHSQHMFHSGSKPPAGMGPSFPQGQLPLPNQPLSQSMYQAGSPHVGMDFNQAGSSKPTDRGSNWIPGLPENPMGQLLGPQPGFPGQAGPSNQHPQTQSLTPEFEKALLQQVMSLTPEQINMLPAEQRNQVLNLQQMLRQ